One Hordeum vulgare subsp. vulgare chromosome 4H, MorexV3_pseudomolecules_assembly, whole genome shotgun sequence DNA window includes the following coding sequences:
- the LOC123449020 gene encoding receptor-like cytoplasmic kinase 176 produces the protein MGNCAGVQGNAEINPTFSAPNTSGNNSKSSSSNATDTSTFGKSSSSSVPPTPRSEKEILQSSNLRKFTFSELKSCTRNFRTDSLLGEGGFGSVFKGWIDERTFTPVKPGTGMIVAVKKLKLDSFQGHKEWLAEVNYLGQLSHPNLVKLIGYCLEDEQRLLVYEFMPRGSLEHHLFRRAPHFQPLSWNLRMKVALEAARGLAFLHSDEAKVIYRDFKTSNVLLDSEYNAKLSDFGLAKDGPSGDKSHVSTRVMGTQGYAAPEYLATGHLTTKSDVYTYGVVLLELLTGQRALDKNRPPGQHNLVEWARPYINSKRRVIHVLDPRLGSQYSLPAAQKAAALAMQCLSMDARCRPDMDQVVTVLQKLPEVKKTYK, from the exons ATGGGGAACTGCGCCGGCGTGCAGGGGAACGCCGAGATCAACCCGACCTTCAGTGCTCCCAACACCTCAG GTAACAATTCCAAGAGCAGCAGCAGTAATGCGACTGACACCAGCACTTTTGGCAAGAGTTCTTCGTCGTCGGTGCCGCCGACTCCCCGGAGCGAGAAGGAGATCTTGCAGTCGTCCAACCTCCGCAAGTTCACCTTCAGTGAGCTGAAAAGTTGCACGAGGAACTTCCGGACTGACAGCCTGCTCGGGGAGGGGGGCTTCGGCTCCGTCTTCAAGGGGTGGATCGATGAGCGCACGTTTACGCCCGTCAAGCCCGGCACCGGGATGATCGTCGCGGTGAAGAAGCTCAAGCTGGACAGTTTCCAGGGGCACAAGGAATGGCTG GCTGAGGTCAATTACCTGGGGCAACTATCACACCCCAATCTTGTGAAGCTCATCGGGTATTGCTTGGAGGACGAGCAGCGGCTTCTTGTTTACGAGTTCATGCCGAGGGGTAGCTTGGAGCACCATCTTTTCAGGA GAGCTCCACATTTCCAGCCCCTCTCATGGAATTTGCGGATGAAGGTTGCTCTTGAGGCTGCCAGGGGACTTGCTTTCCTGCATAGTGATGAGGCTAAAGTTATATACCGTGATTTCAAGACCTCTAATGTCCTTCTTGACTCG GAATATAATGCAAAACTCTCTGATTTTGGCTTGGCAAAAGATGGCCCGAGTGGCGATAAAAGTCATGTTTCTACTAGGGTCATGGGGACTCAAGGATATGCTGCGCCTGAATATCTCGCAACAG GCCACTTGACCACGAAGAGTGATGTCTACACCTATGGTGTTGTTCTTCTAGAGTTGCTGACCGGGCAACGTGCTCTAGACAAGAACCGCCCGCCTGGACAGCATAACCTGGTGGAGTGGGCAAGACCTTACATCAACAGCAAGAGGAGGGTCATCCATGTCCTGGACCCACGGTTGGGGTCACAATATTCGCTTCCCGCGGCGCAGAAGGCGGCGGCGCTCGCGATGCAGTGCCTATCAATGGATGCCCGGTGCAGGCCGGACATGGACCAGGTCGTGACCGTGCTGCAAAAGCTTCCGGAGGTGAAGAAAACATACAAGTAG
- the LOC123449021 gene encoding uncharacterized protein LOC123449021: protein MRRQGQEQGQGQGRYGDPNINSMASSQLHHYQAQQRVQQLPDNSYPGRDPGQAAGENQYTAQKARQSQWDRGGPNIPNQISPYAYNEGQNAEGKRSFYDGQPSDLKVGLEKQPRKELRDQTHTDKIEARHDDYNLPRTFESLEQSFREDIVVLSKELNDAEDAENTRHRERLNEINAQYHEKLLALRARQTTYREEFLRKESLERQQQYQKASISNYANNVVPREPRGYPPAAADTPPPAAASSRGSYGEAHRGYASGRYESFGERPDYPEFHGGGQGRDLGFEHRGQYPGGRAYNSGGRRF, encoded by the exons ATGAGGCGACAGGGACAGGAGCAGGGACAGGGACAGGGGCGATACGGGGATCCTAACATCAATTCCATGGCTTCTTCCCAGTTGCATCACTACCAGGCTCAGCAAAGGGTTCAACAACTCCCTGATAATAGTTACCCTGGAAGAGATCCTGGGCAAGCTGCTGGGGAGAACCAGTATACCGCCCAGAAGGCGAGACAGAGCCAATGGGACAGGGGTGGACCGAATATCCCGAATCAGATTTCACCATATGCATATAATGAGG GTCAAAATGCTGAGGGTAAACGATCCTTTTATGATGGACAACCATCTGATCTGAAGGTTGGTCTAGAAAAGCAACCAAGAAAGGAATTGAGGGACCAGACTCATACCGATAAGATTGAAGCAAGGCACGATGACTATAATCTTCCTCGTACATTTGAAAGTTTAGAGCAGAGTTTTCGTGAAGACATTGTGGTCCTATCCAAGGAACTAAATGATGCAGAGGATGCTGAAAATACCAGGCACAGGGAG AGATTGAACGAAATAAATGCACAGTACCATGAGAAACTATTGGCACTTCGAGCTCGCCAGACAACCTATCGAGAAGAATTCCTGCGCAAAGAGTCTCTGGAACGCCAACAGCAATACCAAAAGGCCAGCATAAGCAATTATGCAAATAATGTTGTGCCTAGGGAACCACGTGGCTATCCTCCAGCAGCTGCAGACAcacctcctcctgctgctgcttcGTCTCGAGGTTCTTATGGAGAGGCTCATCGGGGTTATGCATCTGGTCGGTATGAATCCTTTGGGGAGCGGCCAGATTACCCAGAGTTCCATGGTGGGGGCCAAGGTCGAGATCTTGGTTTTGAGCACCGTGGCCAATACCCTGGAGGTCGTGCTTATAACTCTGGCGGACGTAGATTCTGA